Proteins found in one Vagococcus carniphilus genomic segment:
- a CDS encoding PTS sugar transporter subunit IIA, with protein MNKEIFNEEHILFDTTSTTQDEAFKSIASFAFEKGYVSDKEEFYNGLKQREEEATTGFKDHIAIPHSKNKAVLKPGMFLVKFANDIPWNALDQKDVKVGFALTIPEEGATEHLKLLSLIARKLIDNQFREGILNENEPNKLAEIIDEISF; from the coding sequence ATGAACAAAGAGATTTTTAATGAAGAACACATTTTATTTGATACAACATCAACAACTCAAGATGAGGCTTTTAAAAGTATTGCTAGTTTTGCATTTGAAAAAGGATATGTGTCAGATAAAGAAGAATTTTACAATGGATTAAAACAAAGAGAAGAAGAAGCGACAACTGGTTTTAAAGATCATATCGCGATTCCTCACAGTAAAAATAAAGCAGTTTTAAAACCAGGTATGTTCTTAGTAAAATTTGCTAACGATATTCCATGGAATGCGTTAGATCAAAAAGATGTAAAAGTTGGATTTGCATTAACTATTCCAGAAGAAGGTGCAACTGAGCACTTGAAATTACTTAGTTTAATTGCAAGAAAATTAATTGACAACCAATTTAGAGAAGGTATTTTAAACGAAAATGAGCCGAATAAATTAGCTGAAATCATTGACGAAATATCATTTTAA
- a CDS encoding glycoside hydrolase family 38 C-terminal domain-containing protein, which produces MKKKVHVVHHTHWDFEWYFTNHESFVQLSYHMDEVMSALENNLIDFYLLDGQLSIVDEYLQSFPEQKERLVQLVKAEKLFIGPWYTQTDELIIAGESIIRNLDLGITIANELGGYFKAGYLPDSFGQGKDMPKIYQGFGLDKTVFWRGVPNDVTEDREFMWQSEDGSKVLASNIKNGYFVGVGLIYSDDAQDLMEVIESGATSDQLVLPVGGDQRYIDFDLRERIELYNNQLDDYELVESNYDLFFDSIDEDKLQTVEGEFISSSVSKIHRSIYSSRYDHKYMNDKIERRMIYQLEPLMVLAETQGIPYKQGLLDRIWKLLSKNQAHDSAGGCNSDKTNKIIMERFIEADQLSYSAVDYLTRKIAESREEVKENDLVFFNTLPFSRKEIIKCSISLMSEDFDLVSNGEKLTYQLIETKKENSGSIRKNPEEMDPEKFYYIHDLLVEVDLPALNFTTIQVVEKSKSEEISNQAMTHGIENEFYHVSYSDGMLHLTDKVTQEKYFNFLTIEDSGDEGDTYDYSPPYEDDVLSLNFNEAAVKVTNGPLRNEMKLSGEWILPKDLEERSNKKQTQSVSYQLIISLDNQKNLLDCHLTINNEALDHRMRVLVDTKIASKKSLTNTPFGTVEREVVDAHINDWKDLGWREEPTTIFPMLNYVNLHNETSSVTCFSKGIKEYQIVGDNYDKIALTLFRSVGFLGRPDLIRRPGIASGNEFKYIPTPDSQLQETLTFKFMIQLDESFNEAKVMKDFQKQVVSVPFYQIQEMNRFTTTLKYFVSNPLPTNTQAKEFLECVSDSLVYSSLRKSRSGDGIEIRLFNPSLTDSCEGGMIELSKGMSYQIVDLKGEALTSLKNNDKIDLGSFKPGEIKTVKLF; this is translated from the coding sequence ATGAAGAAAAAAGTACACGTTGTTCACCATACTCATTGGGATTTTGAATGGTATTTTACTAACCATGAATCTTTCGTTCAACTATCTTATCATATGGACGAAGTAATGAGTGCTTTAGAGAATAACTTGATTGATTTTTATTTATTAGATGGACAACTAAGTATTGTAGATGAGTATCTGCAAAGTTTTCCAGAACAAAAGGAGCGACTGGTTCAACTAGTTAAAGCTGAAAAATTATTTATCGGACCGTGGTATACCCAAACAGATGAATTAATTATTGCTGGTGAATCAATTATTAGAAATCTTGATTTAGGTATTACTATTGCGAATGAATTAGGAGGCTATTTTAAAGCCGGTTATTTACCAGATTCTTTTGGACAAGGAAAAGATATGCCTAAAATTTATCAAGGATTTGGTTTAGATAAAACTGTTTTCTGGCGTGGTGTTCCAAATGACGTCACAGAAGATAGAGAATTTATGTGGCAAAGTGAAGATGGTTCAAAAGTTTTAGCTTCTAACATCAAAAATGGTTATTTTGTTGGTGTTGGTCTAATTTATAGTGATGACGCACAAGACTTAATGGAAGTTATCGAATCAGGTGCAACGTCAGATCAGCTTGTTTTACCAGTAGGTGGTGATCAACGCTATATTGATTTTGATTTAAGAGAGCGTATTGAACTTTACAATAATCAATTAGATGATTATGAATTAGTTGAAAGTAACTATGATTTATTTTTTGATTCAATTGATGAAGATAAACTTCAAACAGTTGAAGGCGAATTTATATCAAGCTCTGTTTCTAAAATCCATCGTTCTATCTATTCTTCCCGTTATGATCATAAATACATGAATGACAAAATTGAACGTCGAATGATTTATCAATTAGAACCATTAATGGTATTAGCAGAAACACAAGGAATTCCTTATAAACAAGGATTGTTAGACCGTATTTGGAAATTACTAAGTAAAAATCAAGCTCACGATAGTGCTGGCGGTTGTAACAGTGATAAAACTAATAAAATTATTATGGAAAGATTTATCGAAGCAGATCAACTTTCTTACTCTGCAGTTGACTACTTAACTCGAAAAATAGCAGAATCAAGAGAAGAAGTTAAAGAGAATGATTTAGTCTTTTTCAACACGTTACCTTTTAGTCGAAAAGAAATAATCAAGTGTTCTATTTCTTTGATGAGCGAAGACTTTGATTTAGTTTCAAACGGTGAAAAATTGACTTATCAATTAATCGAAACAAAAAAAGAAAATTCAGGTTCGATTCGAAAAAATCCAGAAGAGATGGACCCAGAAAAATTTTATTATATTCATGACTTGTTAGTTGAAGTGGATTTACCTGCTTTGAACTTTACAACGATTCAAGTAGTGGAAAAAAGTAAGAGTGAAGAAATCTCTAATCAAGCAATGACTCATGGGATTGAAAATGAGTTTTATCATGTATCTTATTCAGATGGTATGCTTCATTTAACAGATAAAGTAACACAAGAAAAATACTTCAACTTTTTAACGATTGAAGATAGTGGTGATGAAGGCGATACTTATGATTATTCACCTCCTTATGAAGATGATGTCTTATCTCTAAACTTTAATGAAGCAGCAGTTAAAGTTACAAATGGTCCATTAAGAAATGAGATGAAGTTATCAGGTGAATGGATTTTACCTAAAGATTTAGAAGAAAGAAGTAATAAGAAGCAAACACAATCCGTTTCTTACCAATTGATTATTTCTTTAGATAACCAAAAAAATCTATTAGATTGTCATTTGACGATTAATAATGAAGCACTAGATCACCGCATGCGTGTTTTAGTGGATACTAAGATTGCTAGTAAAAAATCATTAACCAATACACCATTTGGTACAGTGGAAAGAGAAGTTGTAGATGCTCATATTAATGACTGGAAAGATTTAGGTTGGAGAGAAGAGCCGACAACTATTTTCCCAATGTTAAACTACGTCAATCTACATAATGAAACAAGCAGTGTTACTTGTTTTTCAAAAGGGATTAAAGAATACCAAATTGTTGGAGACAACTATGACAAAATAGCTTTGACTCTCTTTAGGTCAGTTGGTTTCTTAGGTAGACCAGATTTAATTCGTCGCCCAGGTATTGCTTCAGGTAATGAGTTTAAATATATTCCAACACCTGATAGCCAACTCCAAGAAACACTAACCTTTAAATTTATGATTCAATTAGATGAAAGCTTTAATGAAGCGAAAGTGATGAAAGATTTCCAAAAACAAGTTGTCTCTGTTCCGTTTTATCAAATTCAAGAGATGAATCGTTTCACAACGACATTAAAATACTTTGTTTCAAATCCATTACCTACTAACACCCAAGCTAAAGAGTTTCTTGAGTGCGTTAGTGATTCCCTAGTATATAGTTCTTTAAGAAAATCTCGATCAGGAGATGGTATTGAAATTAGATTATTTAACCCAAGCCTAACAGACTCTTGTGAAGGTGGAATGATTGAACTTTCTAAAGGAATGAGTTATCAAATTGTAGATTTGAAGGGTGAGGCTTTAACTTCTTTAAAAAATAATGATAAAATAGATTTAGGTTCTTTTAAACCAGGTGAAATAAAAACAGTTAAACTATTTTAG
- a CDS encoding PTS fructose transporter subunit IIC translates to MTKKIVAVTACAAGIAHTYMAAESLERAAKELGYDVKVETNGAIGAENVLTNEDIENADLVLIASDIKIDPIRFSGKPLFVTKSIPAIEDAEGLIKKAFDEAEVFGKKGSKVGKIQIGNDKEKVNFFTHIMSGISYMVPMVIAAGLILTIANLYAFQKDDLGRIVEWGFNTDTQMGLLMSKLFYVGQVGFKLMIPLFAGFVANSIADKPAIAPAMIGAYLANDPEFLGADAGGGFIGAIAVAFIVGYMVKGLKKIKWPKLVRPIVPIMIIPFLATLAITLIVLYVIGTPISLAMDGMYEGLTSLNENYAGAPVIIGAICGAMIGFDLGGPVNKTALVFGTAIFTDTLTKYGIDGANFVPGTATQAAISVAPLGVWLATIIFKHKFSKDEKVAASAAFGMGIVGVTEGAIPFVASDPVRMIIANVTGSAVAGGLVAATGCKFYGGIGSPLGTFIGYIEQPIPFITWILCVSAGILTTALLIGFMKKTPEEMVVVEEN, encoded by the coding sequence ATGACAAAAAAAATTGTCGCAGTTACAGCCTGTGCAGCAGGAATTGCTCACACTTATATGGCGGCTGAGTCGCTAGAAAGAGCAGCAAAAGAGTTAGGTTACGATGTTAAAGTTGAAACAAATGGTGCTATTGGTGCTGAAAATGTGTTAACTAATGAAGATATTGAAAACGCTGACTTAGTGTTAATTGCTTCAGATATTAAAATTGATCCAATCAGATTCTCTGGCAAGCCATTATTCGTTACTAAATCAATACCGGCCATTGAAGATGCAGAAGGATTAATCAAAAAAGCATTTGACGAAGCTGAAGTATTTGGTAAAAAAGGTTCTAAAGTTGGAAAAATCCAAATTGGGAATGACAAAGAAAAAGTAAACTTCTTTACTCATATTATGAGTGGTATTTCTTACATGGTACCTATGGTTATTGCTGCCGGACTTATTTTAACAATTGCTAATTTGTATGCGTTTCAAAAGGATGACTTAGGTCGTATTGTTGAGTGGGGATTTAATACAGATACTCAAATGGGACTTTTAATGTCAAAACTGTTTTATGTAGGGCAAGTTGGATTTAAATTGATGATTCCATTATTTGCCGGTTTTGTCGCTAACTCAATTGCTGATAAACCAGCGATTGCTCCAGCTATGATTGGTGCCTACTTAGCTAATGACCCTGAATTTTTAGGTGCTGACGCTGGTGGTGGTTTTATTGGTGCGATTGCAGTTGCTTTCATCGTAGGTTACATGGTAAAAGGATTGAAAAAAATCAAATGGCCTAAATTGGTTAGACCAATTGTACCGATTATGATTATTCCATTCCTTGCTACTTTAGCAATTACATTAATTGTACTTTATGTTATTGGAACACCAATTTCATTAGCAATGGATGGTATGTATGAAGGATTGACTTCATTAAATGAAAACTATGCAGGTGCTCCAGTTATTATTGGTGCTATCTGCGGTGCGATGATTGGATTTGACTTAGGTGGACCAGTTAACAAAACAGCTTTAGTTTTCGGAACAGCTATTTTTACAGATACTTTGACAAAATACGGAATTGATGGTGCAAACTTTGTACCAGGTACAGCAACTCAAGCAGCTATTTCTGTAGCTCCTTTAGGAGTATGGTTAGCAACTATCATCTTTAAACATAAATTTAGTAAAGATGAAAAAGTAGCAGCTAGTGCAGCTTTTGGTATGGGGATTGTTGGTGTAACAGAAGGAGCTATTCCATTTGTTGCCTCTGACCCAGTTCGTATGATTATTGCTAATGTTACAGGTTCAGCCGTTGCTGGTGGTTTAGTTGCTGCAACTGGTTGTAAATTCTACGGTGGTATTGGTTCTCCATTAGGAACATTTATTGGTTACATTGAACAACCAATTCCATTTATTACTTGGATTTTATGTGTGTCAGCAGGTATTTTAACAACGGCATTATTAATCGGATTTATGAAAAAGACACCTGAAGAAATGGTCGTTGTAGAAGAAAATTAA
- a CDS encoding DEAD/DEAH box helicase, with protein sequence MKVEVQEILKINKLESIEDSFKLAKYVSSKVDDDEARRIIIHVLEIWDNVNAQSKSIWMDLIERAGFYPYLSDKDETSLGIQAKIRKQWYKSEHLEGVFFHTKQKIIEQKIYKGKNVAVSAPTSFGKSLLIEEIVARNAFNNILIIQPTLALIDETRRKMSKYSNYNLVVNTLQEPREQNIFILTAERVLEYENLPVVDFFIVDEFYKVSNRRGDERIDVLNIAIHKILSSGPQALFLTPSIDALSNDFINKYDIDFLRTDYSLVNTNIQEVRFKNNKEKKNILFKMLTERKEPSLVYMSSPYKAYSLANEYKEFLCKNNLIRKQIDPPLTEWIDNNISEDWDLKRLLNSRIGVHNGELPRHVVTSQLEYFEEKILDVLFVTTSLIEGVNTSAKTMFIFETMKAKTQIDFFDYSNIKGRAGRMNKFFTGDVFIFGEIPTEEDFKIDVPFVEQKEISDEVLINLDDDIKEEHIDRVDNIKKDIPEDLMTLFKKNVINIDGQKKLYRYIEDNYQSLMPTLIWSGIPDYLQLSESLYLIYRFLESENITEKYTNMLAARSLNMINSVSLKKVISEHENYLFNEEIKKMKKKKKDVNSDNIPVIKKKIKEKAIREILRFTRKDAGYKIPKLLNVLRTIQEYVYSQHLLPFGDYSYFSARLENEQVDDRLRMLIDFGVPTSAIRSISKTIPEYLKSEEEIIFYIKINFQSISQNLIEYEKKLLFQAIK encoded by the coding sequence ATGAAAGTTGAAGTTCAAGAAATTTTAAAAATTAATAAGCTAGAATCTATCGAGGATAGTTTTAAATTGGCAAAATATGTATCTTCTAAAGTAGATGATGATGAAGCTCGAAGAATCATTATTCATGTACTTGAAATATGGGATAATGTGAACGCTCAAAGTAAATCAATTTGGATGGATTTAATTGAGCGTGCTGGTTTTTATCCATACCTTAGTGATAAAGATGAAACATCACTTGGCATACAGGCAAAAATACGGAAGCAATGGTATAAATCTGAGCATCTAGAAGGAGTATTCTTTCATACTAAACAAAAGATTATTGAGCAAAAAATTTATAAAGGAAAAAATGTAGCTGTTAGTGCTCCCACAAGCTTTGGAAAAAGTCTGTTAATTGAAGAAATAGTAGCTCGGAATGCATTCAATAACATACTAATCATCCAACCAACACTTGCTTTAATAGATGAGACAAGAAGAAAGATGAGTAAGTATAGTAATTACAACCTTGTAGTAAATACATTACAAGAACCAAGAGAACAAAATATATTTATCCTCACTGCAGAACGAGTCCTTGAATATGAAAATCTGCCGGTAGTTGACTTCTTCATAGTTGATGAATTCTATAAAGTAAGTAACAGGCGAGGGGATGAACGAATTGATGTTCTAAATATAGCCATACATAAAATACTTTCTAGTGGACCTCAAGCTTTGTTCTTAACCCCTTCAATTGATGCCCTTTCTAATGATTTTATTAATAAATACGACATTGACTTTTTAAGAACAGACTATTCACTGGTTAACACAAATATTCAAGAGGTAAGGTTTAAAAATAATAAAGAAAAGAAAAATATACTTTTCAAAATGCTTACTGAAAGGAAAGAACCATCACTCGTCTATATGTCCTCACCATATAAAGCATATTCTTTAGCAAACGAATATAAAGAATTTCTTTGCAAAAATAACCTTATAAGAAAACAAATTGATCCTCCACTCACAGAATGGATTGATAATAATATTTCTGAAGACTGGGACTTAAAAAGGCTTCTCAACTCTAGAATAGGAGTTCACAATGGCGAACTTCCAAGGCATGTAGTCACAAGTCAATTAGAATATTTTGAAGAAAAAATTTTAGATGTACTATTTGTGACAACTTCACTGATAGAGGGCGTCAATACTTCTGCTAAAACAATGTTCATTTTTGAAACAATGAAAGCAAAAACACAAATTGACTTTTTTGATTACTCTAACATTAAAGGACGAGCAGGAAGAATGAATAAATTTTTTACTGGTGATGTATTTATTTTCGGTGAAATTCCAACTGAAGAAGATTTTAAAATAGATGTCCCTTTTGTAGAGCAAAAAGAAATTTCAGATGAAGTTTTAATCAATCTAGACGATGACATAAAAGAAGAGCATATAGATCGAGTAGATAATATAAAGAAAGACATTCCTGAAGATTTAATGACATTGTTCAAAAAGAATGTTATTAATATCGATGGCCAAAAAAAGCTATATAGATATATTGAAGACAATTATCAATCTTTGATGCCCACACTAATTTGGAGCGGTATTCCAGATTATCTACAATTGTCAGAATCTTTATATTTAATATATCGGTTTTTAGAGTCGGAAAATATAACTGAAAAATATACAAATATGTTAGCGGCTAGATCTCTAAATATGATAAATTCTGTATCATTAAAAAAAGTAATTAGCGAACATGAAAATTATTTATTCAATGAAGAGATTAAAAAAATGAAAAAGAAGAAAAAGGATGTAAATTCAGATAATATCCCTGTAATAAAGAAAAAAATTAAAGAAAAAGCAATTAGAGAAATACTGCGTTTTACTAGAAAAGATGCTGGGTATAAGATTCCTAAATTACTTAATGTTCTTAGAACAATTCAAGAATATGTTTATAGTCAACATTTGCTACCTTTTGGAGATTACTCTTATTTTTCTGCTAGACTTGAAAATGAACAAGTTGATGACCGGTTGAGAATGCTAATAGATTTTGGAGTGCCCACGAGTGCTATTAGAAGTATCTCAAAAACAATTCCAGAATACCTTAAAAGTGAAGAAGAGATAATTTTTTACATAAAAATAAACTTTCAAAGTATATCACAGAACCTAATTGAATATGAGAAAAAATTACTTTTTCAAGCTATAAAATAG
- a CDS encoding VOC family protein — protein MTTMTLGKVSLRVNDLVKQKNFYQEVIGLHIIEETSQKVELGIKETGEVLVSLVTSSKGYQSEKTTGLYHLALLLPSRIDLSGFLRHLIEIKAPLIGAADHGYSEAIYLEDLEGNGIEIYADKSLDKWDIQTDGKIKGVTLELDAEDLFSLTDQSIKKMPIGTKMGHVHLSVADFKANEQFYGKTLNFQLTDDLGGHARFFSVDGYHHHIGVNNWQGIGIKKREDHYLGLDYYQMIWEKESFEQLKAHLKQQEVDFFEVNDQEFHLVDPNGILIQMHVN, from the coding sequence ATGACGACAATGACATTAGGCAAAGTCTCATTAAGAGTAAATGATTTAGTGAAACAAAAGAATTTTTACCAAGAAGTAATTGGCTTACATATAATAGAAGAAACTTCACAAAAAGTTGAGTTAGGTATTAAGGAAACAGGCGAGGTATTAGTTTCTTTAGTAACTTCTTCGAAAGGCTATCAATCCGAAAAAACAACCGGTTTATATCACCTAGCTTTACTACTCCCATCAAGAATAGATTTAAGTGGTTTTTTACGCCATTTAATTGAAATCAAAGCACCACTAATTGGAGCAGCTGATCACGGATATAGCGAAGCAATTTATTTAGAAGATTTAGAAGGAAATGGAATCGAAATTTATGCGGACAAATCTTTAGATAAATGGGATATTCAGACTGATGGGAAAATTAAAGGCGTGACACTTGAGTTAGATGCAGAGGATCTTTTTAGTTTAACGGATCAATCAATTAAAAAAATGCCTATTGGAACAAAAATGGGACATGTTCATTTGAGTGTGGCAGATTTTAAAGCCAATGAACAGTTTTATGGTAAGACTTTAAATTTCCAATTAACAGATGACTTGGGAGGTCATGCGAGATTCTTTTCAGTTGATGGCTACCATCATCATATTGGGGTCAATAACTGGCAAGGAATCGGCATTAAAAAAAGAGAAGACCATTATCTTGGTTTAGATTACTATCAAATGATTTGGGAAAAGGAATCATTTGAACAATTAAAAGCTCATTTAAAGCAGCAAGAAGTAGATTTTTTTGAAGTAAATGATCAAGAATTTCATTTAGTAGATCCAAATGGTATTTTAATTCAAATGCATGTAAACTAA
- a CDS encoding LysM peptidoglycan-binding domain-containing protein: MKSLKTVLFGTTIALGLGFFGTSALADTLYTVKSGDTLSTISNNFAGNNSLVDQIAKDNKISDINLIHVGQELTIKTDGTPSVAAPQQVEATNNEVEYVAEPVQEAAPVQQEQTQEAYTGNSSSAKEWIAQKESGGSYSASNGYHVGRYQLDPNYLNGDHSPENQERVADQYVADRYGSWENAQSFWMSNGWY; encoded by the coding sequence ATGAAATCACTAAAAACAGTATTATTCGGAACAACTATTGCATTAGGTTTAGGATTCTTTGGAACTAGCGCACTTGCAGACACTTTATATACAGTAAAATCAGGAGATACTTTATCTACTATCTCTAACAACTTTGCAGGAAACAACAGCCTAGTTGACCAAATTGCAAAAGACAACAAAATTTCTGATATTAACTTAATCCATGTAGGACAAGAATTAACAATCAAAACTGACGGAACACCTTCAGTCGCTGCACCTCAACAAGTAGAAGCTACTAACAATGAAGTTGAATACGTTGCTGAACCAGTTCAAGAAGCTGCTCCAGTACAACAAGAACAAACTCAAGAAGCTTACACTGGAAACTCTTCTAGTGCCAAAGAATGGATTGCTCAAAAAGAATCTGGTGGTAGTTACTCAGCTTCAAACGGATACCATGTAGGTCGTTACCAATTAGATCCAAACTACTTAAATGGAGATCATTCACCAGAAAATCAAGAACGCGTTGCTGATCAATATGTAGCAGATCGTTATGGTTCATGGGAAAATGCTCAATCATTCTGGATGAGTAATGGTTGGTACTAA
- a CDS encoding HamA C-terminal domain-containing protein, translated as MKLSNKSTIHTPNHEQSLHIFHIDYDIDDSGSMKQMENKFYNELFNNIPNFAFGKHQVEKRLKDGDSIIPIVREAMEKIYSIPEIQEAREYYTGNLDVEDKYIKRGEFGELILYHLLHEYFDADALISKIYFKDSLSLAPHGFDAVHVDSEKRNLWLGESKLYKDGYKAIYELINDLKGHFQTDFFHSEFTIISNRVQDDDGEDDDFIKELIAPETKCLDKLANIKIALFAGYSSDCINQVDPSEDLFLEKLKIEGQKMMDSLNAGKEKHPWRNHLNVYLFLLPVKNKTEFVKSLHLKLLGGQQI; from the coding sequence ATGAAATTGAGCAACAAGTCAACAATTCACACTCCCAATCATGAACAAAGTCTTCATATTTTTCATATCGACTATGATATCGATGATTCTGGTAGTATGAAGCAAATGGAAAATAAATTTTATAATGAACTTTTTAACAATATTCCTAATTTTGCTTTTGGAAAGCATCAAGTAGAGAAACGACTAAAAGATGGAGATAGTATAATTCCTATAGTCAGAGAAGCTATGGAGAAAATCTATAGTATACCTGAAATTCAAGAAGCTAGAGAATACTATACAGGTAATCTTGATGTAGAGGATAAATACATAAAAAGAGGAGAATTTGGCGAATTAATATTATATCACCTACTTCATGAATATTTTGACGCAGATGCTTTGATATCAAAAATTTATTTTAAAGATAGCTTAAGCCTAGCTCCCCATGGGTTTGATGCCGTACATGTCGATTCCGAAAAAAGAAATCTATGGCTTGGTGAATCTAAACTCTATAAAGATGGTTACAAAGCAATCTATGAGTTAATCAATGACCTCAAAGGTCACTTTCAAACAGATTTTTTTCATTCTGAATTTACAATTATCTCTAATCGAGTCCAAGATGACGATGGAGAAGATGATGATTTCATAAAAGAATTAATAGCACCCGAGACAAAGTGCTTAGATAAACTTGCAAATATTAAGATTGCATTATTTGCTGGCTATTCTAGCGATTGTATAAATCAAGTTGATCCATCAGAAGATTTATTCTTAGAAAAATTAAAAATTGAAGGACAAAAAATGATGGATAGTTTAAATGCTGGAAAAGAAAAACATCCTTGGAGAAATCATTTAAATGTTTATCTTTTCTTATTGCCCGTAAAGAACAAAACTGAATTTGTAAAATCTTTGCATTTAAAACTATTAGGAGGACAACAGATATAA
- a CDS encoding FAD-dependent oxidoreductase, whose product MKVVVVGCTHAGTSAVKKILTTHPDAEVLVYERNDNVSFLSCGIALYVGGVVKNAQDLFYSNPQELASLGATLKMEHAVTRIDTDSKTITAGNLNTGEVETVNYDKLVMTTGSWPIIPPIPGIRYENILLCKNFNQANEIIAKSQSAKKIVVVGGGYIGIELVEAFVESGKEVTLIDGLDRILNKYLDKPFTDKLEEELKNRGVNFALGENVQSFDADASGKVSKVHTSSQSFDADMVIMCVGFTPSTELLKDKVEMLPNGAIVVDEYMKTSNPDIFAAGDCAVVHYNPTKSHSYIPLATNAVRQGLLVGANIKGDTLAYRGTQGTSGLYLFGWKIGSTGMTIENAKLNNIDADYVYFEDNYRPEFMPTTEKVMMQLVFEKGTKRIIGGQLMSKYDITQSANTLSLAIQNNMTVEDLALCDFFFQPHFDRPWNYLNLLAQEAMKK is encoded by the coding sequence ATGAAAGTTGTTGTTGTTGGTTGTACTCACGCTGGAACGTCAGCGGTTAAAAAGATTCTTACTACTCACCCAGATGCTGAGGTGCTAGTTTATGAAAGAAACGATAATGTTTCCTTCTTATCATGCGGGATTGCTCTTTATGTTGGAGGCGTTGTAAAAAATGCTCAAGACTTATTCTATTCTAATCCCCAAGAGCTTGCTTCTTTAGGAGCAACATTAAAAATGGAGCATGCGGTAACTCGTATCGATACAGATAGTAAAACAATTACTGCTGGAAACCTAAATACAGGGGAAGTTGAAACTGTCAATTATGATAAATTAGTAATGACAACTGGTTCTTGGCCAATCATCCCACCAATTCCTGGTATCCGTTACGAAAATATTTTATTATGTAAAAACTTCAATCAAGCGAATGAAATCATTGCTAAATCTCAATCAGCTAAAAAAATAGTGGTTGTTGGTGGCGGTTATATTGGTATTGAATTAGTGGAAGCTTTCGTAGAATCAGGTAAAGAAGTGACTTTAATCGATGGATTGGACCGTATTTTAAACAAGTACTTAGACAAACCATTTACTGATAAGTTAGAAGAAGAATTAAAAAATCGTGGCGTTAACTTTGCACTTGGCGAAAATGTTCAATCATTTGATGCTGACGCTTCTGGTAAAGTTTCTAAAGTTCATACAAGTAGCCAATCATTTGATGCTGATATGGTTATCATGTGTGTTGGTTTCACTCCATCTACTGAATTACTTAAAGATAAAGTAGAGATGTTACCAAATGGAGCTATCGTTGTAGATGAATACATGAAAACAAGTAACCCTGATATTTTTGCAGCTGGTGACTGTGCGGTTGTTCATTACAATCCAACTAAGAGTCACAGCTATATTCCTTTAGCAACTAATGCTGTTCGTCAAGGATTATTAGTTGGTGCTAACATTAAAGGCGATACACTTGCTTACAGAGGAACTCAAGGAACTTCAGGTCTTTACTTATTTGGTTGGAAAATTGGTTCAACAGGTATGACTATCGAAAATGCTAAATTAAATAATATCGATGCAGATTATGTTTACTTTGAAGATAACTACCGTCCAGAATTCATGCCAACAACTGAAAAAGTGATGATGCAATTAGTTTTTGAAAAAGGCACAAAACGTATTATCGGTGGACAATTAATGTCTAAATACGATATTACTCAATCAGCTAATACATTATCTCTTGCGATTCAAAATAATATGACTGTCGAAGATTTAGCTTTATGTGATTTCTTCTTCCAACCACATTTTGATCGTCCTTGGAACTACTTAAACTTACTTGCTCAAGAAGCAATGAAAAAATAA